GCCTAAGTTTTCAGCAAAGGAGATGacattttaaagttgttttggtCTCTATCCAGAGAACATGggagagatggaaaaataaacaaggacaAAGATGCTTCAAATTCACAGAACAATTTCCCAAGTAAGAGTATCCACTCAGAACTTAGTCCTCTGCTAGATCTGGCACAGTTTGCTTTTCCTTCGTCCCTTCtcactatttatttaaataagaagGGGATGAATGTGAAAATATAAACTAAGTCTAAGAAAAAAACGTTGAAGTAGGAGACAAAAATTGTCAAAGAAAAGACTTGGGTTACATTAGAGACCACTCAGATTTACAGTGCCTCTTTGCAACACGAAGACATCATTCCTTTGGTGAACTGAGTCATTTTCTTAAGTCTCTCATAGTAAATTCATTTACTTACACAATTGCATAGAATATAAGAATATGGTGGAGAGTCGGATATTTCTGAGACTTTACTTTGTTTACAATTCCAATGGTTTCTGACTGACCTGTTGGgtggaaaacaaaaagtgactCTTTTGAAACCACAACACACCTCCTCCATCCAGCAATATTCCTATGGAGAAGAAGTACTTGAGAGAGAGAATTATTCCCAGGTAATATAAGTCAGACAAAATACCAAATGAAGTCTTCAGGTTGCAGCTACAATTCCTTCCAACATGTTTCATTCAATACGTATTTGCTGAGAGCCTTCTCTGTGTCAAGCACTGCGAAGGACTGAATGGTGAACAATACAGACACCTACCTTGATCTCATACCAGTTATTAGATTAGTAAATAAGACATAATTAAATAATGACTTCCACTGGTAATTTTTGAATCATAATCTCAAAGTAGTCTGAATAATGAAGGGACCTCCATGAAGGCTATTCACCTTTCTATCCCCCACAGTAAAGGAGAGAACTGGGTACTGTTtgatgaatgactaaatgaattaatatgcaaAGACCTACTgcagaaaggaaggggagggaacaTGAAAGGCAGTCGTAAAGTGAAACGCGAGGATCCTTTAAAAGTTACGAACAGATGTAAAATAGTCCATTTGTTACCATGTGCCGGGAGACTCTTGGCTTTTCCTTCCGGCACTCTGTTCACGTGGGCATCCGCCCGGGCTGGTTTTGCTTCTCCCTTGGAGACATTCAGCACCATCTGGGATTCTGTCACGTGGAAATCTATCAAGCCACAACAGGACTGGGTAAGTTTTCTCCCCACtgcatttaaaaacataggaGTCACCAAAGCAAACCAATCCCTTAATAGGCCTAATGTCCAAGAATATACATGGATCGTCCCCCAAGCTGGTTGAGTGGTCAGGGATTGAAATCCAGTGCTCAAGCAAATAACTAATAAAATGCTATAAGGACAGTCTGTCCTTAGCCCACTGACTCATGGGGACAATTGAGCTATAACAATGAATAATATTACTGAAAgaagaagtaagaaaatattacatgtttctctcttttatccaCCCCAATATTTAAGAGACATTTGTTAAATGTGTATAAAGGGAAATGGATTTTCACCACGTAGGTAATTCCCTTTCCTTGAACTTTCAAACTACCCTTTCTTCAGAGTCCCTTCTTAATTGTTAACTAGGAAGACaaggtggggttttttgttgttgttgttgttgttttgagggaTAAGGATATTttgtggaaaatgaaattttagtacAGATACAAAAATTTCCCAGACCTCGAGAGTTCTCAGATTCAGGAGTCTGAGAACCAGAACTGCTGTATCCTTCCATGTCTTGCTGTCGATGTCGAACCACTCCATCCAGGTCTGAGAATTCATCGTTGAAATCCTGAAGGGAAATCATGAAATGAAGAGAGGTCAATTTTCCCTTATTAAACAGGCAGGCCTTGTAACCCCCTGCCCTTTCGCTCAGGCCTGATCTATAAAatagggagaaggaggaaggattaCCCCACACTTCTGGGATTTTCCCAGCAGATCACACAGTATCTGGTTattgaaacacatttttctgGGCAGCTAGAATTCTTTCAACAGTGGCCAACTTGTTTGAAACAACGAACATCTAGAAAAAAACTGGAATGCTGATGATTGAAAAGCTTCCAGGGTAAAGCTGGAGAAGCCTCATCGTTATCACTTCGTAATTAGAAAAAGTGACTGAAATTGGACCCATGTGAGAGAAAAAAGTAGATAGAAAGTTCTAAATGCAGAGAGGAAGGTATTCTTacattatagtttaaaaaaaggtattggaaacagaaaagggaaaatgggTTTGGCAAATGAGACACTGAAGGGAAAGTTTtggcttttttccttccctcGACCAAATCAAAATAGGGTCAgtgataaaacatttaaattacagAAGGAGGATAGGAGTGAGAATTAGGGAAAAAGCTGGgatgttttattttgtatccCACTTGTTCTCCCAAAGTGCTTAAGAACTGAAGAGACAAGAGGTGTCATTAAAATGCCCAGGCAAAGGTCCAATTAGGCTGAGCTTCTCACAATTTAGTTAGCTGCCAAATGAAGAGGCTTGTCTTGTAAGCAAATTACCAATCTTTCACCTTAAGCTAGCTGTCTTTTGGTCACTTCAACACTCATTTCAATTTCATGCAAGAATTTATaggggaaggaaaattgaaaaattcaagtCTCTTTGACTTAATAATTCTTTATTGAATGCCTATCATGTATCAGGCAGTATGCAAAGCTCCTCACACACAGGATCGCACTTAATCTTCACAGCCACCTTGTGAGGCTGGCATTTTACTGGATGAAGAAACCGAGTGATAGCAGTTACAGCTTCTCCCACGACATAGTTCAGCTGGGTGGAACCAGATTTGAAACCAGGTTTGTTGGATTCCAAATCATATCTGTTTCATTCTAGTTTGTACTATTcgcaccactttttttttttttttaaagactggcacctgagataacaactgttgccaaccttttttttttcctgctttttctcccccaacccccctcatacatagctgtatattttagttgtaggtccttctagttgtggcacgtgggacgtcacctcagcatggcctgacgagtggtgccatgtctgcgcccaggatccaaaccagcaaaacccccggccgccaaagtggagtgcgcaaacttaaccactcggccacggggctggcccccaactaCCTTTTGTTTAAGGtagatttttcttaaattgagataaaattcacacaacataaaattcaccattgtAAGCATACAATTTAGTAGTTTTTAGAATAaccacaatattgtgcaaccatcactgttttatttcagaacatttccatcacccccagaaagaaaccctttacccattagcagtcactcccaatttctccctcccccatcctttggcaaccactaatctactttctgtccctatggatttgTCTTCTTGGGACATTTGATATAAATGGCATCaaacaatatgtggccttttgtgtctggcttctttcagttagcatgtttttaagattcatccatgttgtgtatgtatcagtacttctccctttttatggtcaaataatattccattgtatggatatattccattttatttatccattcaccagttgatggttgtttccactttttggctgctatgaataatgcagctatgaacattcttgtacaagtttttgtgtgaatatgttttTAATCCCTCTACCTTCTAACAGTTCTCAAAAAAAGATCTGTAGATGTTGAAACCATGGGTTCACAGTGCTTCGCCAAAGGCCTTTCACTATTTAATAATAATCAATTTAGGAATAATCACTCGAATAATCTGCCTAGAACTCTCTCAGGCCAACATTCTACCATTATAGGTACAAATAGTGTACAAATGGGGGCAGCTACTTCCCAGTGGCGATTTACTCTGCAGTCAACAACACCTAAAGGAATCAAAGAATCTCTATCTTTCACCTGGGCATTATAACTTTCTTTACAGTTATTTCTGGgtattcctcattttctctacTAAGCTATAAAGTCTGTGAAGGCAAGAACTAGTTTTGATTTTTCCTGATGTTCTTAAAGGGTACACTAGCATAGCGCATTGAACGTAGAAGACATTCAACGATTTGTGGGATGAATCATGCCCTACCCCAAGTAGACTGTGAATCCCTCTAAAACAACATTGACAAGCAAATGCGGCAAAACTATCAATACCTTCGGCAACCAGTAAACTTGCCAAGATAGCCcatgatgtttcttttcttttgcagggCAATTCTtcaattacttgaaaaaaatttatggCCTCCTACGGTCCCCACTTCTTCAGGACAGAAATGCCCTGTTTTTTTCAACTTTGCCTCAAATATTATGGTCCTAAGTTCCCCCTGCACCCTGGTCATGGTGTAAGGAGAAGTGTAATTGTGGGACATAGTCTCTTCCTTTTGCATTTAGATAGTTACATAGGGAACTCACCAGAGGCAAAGATGAAGGACGATCTGCCCCGAAACTGTTTACAAGAGAAGACGGACTGGGACTGTTACCAACACTCGTATtctgaaattattaaaacaaaatgaaaaaccagaTCAACTATGAAACCGTAAGAAATACAGAGGAGAGACAGCAACGGAGGCTCAGGGATGTTGTACTCACTTCTAAGTGTCCACATACGGATTTTAGTAGTTTGTAAGTTGAATCTCTggagagtaaggagacaaatatgtactgaaaaacaaacatgaaattaTGAACAGATACCGCCTGATGAGAAGCGAGGGCTCAGAGCTCAAAAATTTGTCTGTAtatgtttttgtcattttcaaaCAATATAGACTGTTCTCTGGTCTATATTCTCATTCTGCTCATCCACACATTCAGTTTTATTCTATGCCTGGAGTAAAGCTAATATATTCCCGCACAATAGCAACAAAACCCCCAAActcaatttaataaagaaatgcaGAACAAAACCAAGGCTGCAACACCCTGACATCGGTGCCCCAAACAAGAACAGACAGGAAAAGGCCTGGACATTAAAAAGAGGCTAATGATATTTGCTAGGTCCTCtttaaagtctctctctctccttttttaaaaaggtatttaaCAATTCCCGAGGGTCCACTTTCTCTGCCCTGACCTAGATTTCCATTGAAACTTTCCCAGCAGCTCTAACAGGCTCATTCTTTTTCAAACCGCTTCCAGATTATTCCTTGTACAAATATGGAGATTTTCTAATGGATTCTTATAAGTAAGCTATGGGAAAGGAGTAAAATCAGAGCTAGTCAAGTaatttggagacaaatgacaTAAGGAAAAATGATTGTACCAAAAACAGTAcattgtgaaaaaacaaaaactcactctttctgcatctattttaGCCACAGAATCTTTCTAGATCCCCTTTCCAAAGTTTGTGATTACCCCTCTCACTCACCCATGAGAGAACTTGATATAATTTCCAAGCAAGTATTGTATTCCAAAGTAGCTAACATTGTGGGGTCTGGCTTTAGACAGACCCAGTTGCAAATTTTGGCTTTAACGCTTATTAAGTGGCTGACGTTGAGCAAACTGCTTACTTAATCCCtcttagcttcagttttctttttctttttctttcctttctccccaaagcactccagtacatagttgtatattttagttgtgggtccttcttgttgtggcatgtgggacgccacctcagcatggcctgatgagcagtgccatgtccgcgcctaggatccgaaccagcgaaaccctgagccgccaaagtggagctcatgaatttaaccacttagccacagggccagccccaagttttcTTAACGATAGGGTGGTAGTGtggaataaatgtgaaaatacaaGGAAAGCATTCAGCGTATGCCTGGCAAGCAGTAAGTGAAGCTTGTTAGCCActagtatttaaaaagaaattctcaaaaaTAGCTATTAACATATTTCCTAGCTCATCAGAATAgcctcttttatctttctttctcccttcttccctcttcaaGTTATCCAGTATGGTTAGAAATGGATGTTGTTTTTAGGCTTTCATAGAAATAGtaggtaaaatattaaaacaataatttcacGTGAAAAATGAGTAACCAAACTATTATGTTTCCCCTCTCTTGCCAAGCTAAAATACACACTACTCTCAATGCAAATATTTCCGGTTGCACATGGCTGGGGTAGCCCAAAGTCAACAACAGCTTGAGCGTTTCTGTGTAGAAAAGGGAGAGTTAAGGCAACCTGGAAGCAAAGACGGGCTGGAAACCCGTCCTGAAGCTGCACTCGCATAGCAAGCACGAGCTTGATGTATTGGGGATGGCAATGGAGAGGTACCAACTGAGGTTATGGGGAGGCTGGCCATGCCACCCCAGGGGCACCTCACTGTCACCCTGCCTCACCCTGTCAacaaggtggtggcagtggtggtggtttcaaatattattgaagaaactgaatATATCAGTTTAGCCTGACCTAACAGATGTTAGGgaaagaattttatcttttgacCTTGGTCAAGCAAGTGTAATTAAATCAGCAGGAAATTcaaaattggcaacagttatgAGAATAAATCAGCTTGTGAGGGGAAACAACACTCCACAGGCTGTGATTTTACCAATTAGTCTTAGAGCACATCTCCTGATTCACCATAGGAGATTACGATATTTATGGTTCAGGCTCTTGGTCCTTGTCTTGGCCCCAAGACAACAGAGCCCAGGGTGGAACAGAGTACAGGTGCCCCCGCTCCACTATGTACTCACCCTGTCTGTGACTGTTGCTATAATCAGGGCATTTGGCACCAGAAGAgcagttttggttttctttattagCGTTACCGAGAAAGCCGGAATAGAGATCTGAAACAGAATCACCGAGTTAACACTGGTTCAGGCTTCACAGAACAGCGCTTCAAATCttcatgttaaatgaaaaattaaaaaaaaaagactgacaacgaAATCAAAACCACCAGCAAGCTCTCCAGCgtccttgaagaaaataaaatcttacagaGTGGCATGGGAGTGTCCCTGGCCTCCTCAAAGTGGTGTTTACAAAGCCATAGGACTAATCTGGATCATCAATTCTACTGAAGGGCTTGCTGGGAAATCTGTATCCTTAGACTTGAGAATAGAATGCAAAATTTAcaatcattttacagataagcccAAGGCTCTAAATAAGTTCTGAGTTTGTGGTCATCCACTTGAGGCTGGTCCCCATGTACCCCACTATCCTCTGACCACAGGTGCCTGTGGGTGGGGAGAATGTTGAAAAGCACCAGTGTGGTAGAACCAATAGTGGACAGAAAGTCTGGGCCCTGAATTCTCGGCTCAGTTCTGTTACCATCTACATGACCTACTCAACCTGACAAACTATcctttctaggcctcagtttcctgatttgtaaaatggagatagtctTACCCACGTCCCAGGATTttctgtggattaaatgagaaaatatatggaaaatgcCTAGCACTTGTTTAAAATgtcattcatttcctcatttgtctcATAAAAAAAGGagaggtgaaaggggtgattaggcacacatgtgtagTGATGATTATAATAAGACTGTGtttggtgaatatgatgtaatctacacagaattaaaaatatattacaatgaacgtgaaaaaaataaagttaaatatatatatatacataaaaagaaaaggatgggtGAAATAAAAGAACTTTAAGTTTCTTTCTAGttcaaacaatagaaaacaaCCACAATGACAAATGTAGCAGCTACTATCATTGGTTCCTATTTGCCAGATGAGAATGTCATTGAATTATGACAATCCTATAAAGTAGGTATTCTAAGAGGCAAGGACATTTGTTTAGAGGGGTGTATGACTTGTGCAAGGTCATAAATATAATGTTACAAGATGGAACGTGAACCAATCTGACCCAAAATGCAGGTTCTTTTTCATACAACGTACTACAAGAATGTATCAGATGCCACAGAGAATAGTAGTTGTTCCTGATACTTTCATGTTATATCCCTCCAACCAGGTTTGTTCTCAAAGAAAAATGGATCACATCACTTTGATCCCTAGAAACAGTCacacacagtaaaaaaaaaaaaaatgacctgacTCCCTCCATAGGTACACACACTCACTCAAACATCTATTTTGTAAAAATGCTTCACATATTCTGAAAGAGATCAACAAGGTCAGTGGGGAAGATGAGGGCCTTTCTATTAGAACTGCCAGCTTGAAGGAAGAACAGCGAGCTTTTAATTCTGAATATTTCCATCCATATTTATGTTTATGAGATAAAGTTGTTCTATTGCCTCTCAAAGTTCCAGATAGGAAGACTGTGCAAGAATAAGGGGCTAATCTGAATGAGACATTTTCGAAAAACTGTTTTGCCAAAGATAGTTTCCCACAAAACTTTTGAAGTGTGGGAGATAATTCAGAAGTTATAAGTTGGGAtaactttggaaaaaaagaatttacatcaTCTATCTATCAAGATAGATGATGATATAAAAACGAGTCTAATTTTGTTTCTGAGCaacaacacaaacacacagtgACAAGGGGCTATAAATTTGGATTTTTGCATAATCTAAAGCATGGAACATCCGTAAGAAGGAGTTTTCAATCAATTGCTTCATGAGTGTAAAATGACAACAATGCTATTTGAGAAATAAAGCATAAATCACTTTTCAGTTTGAGCCTTGATGgaatgtgatacatgctcttaaTTTTACTAGCATCTGAGAATAGCGACGGGCTGACTAAAATGACCTGATTAAATTAAGGCTGCactttattaatgttttttttcAGGCTAGGATGCTTAGAAAATTCTCCCTCCTAGAGCAGACTGTTTGGTTGCCTTTGTTGACATTGGATCCTGCGGGACCAAGGTCTGTTGGCAGTGAGGACGTTCTGCCACAGAGCTGAAGCCCAAATCTCCTTGACACCATCCTTGGTAGGGAAGAAACGTACATGTCACTATTATAATCTTATGTTCCCACCCCCTGCTAATTTTCCATCTCTTGTCTCTTGGATTAGATACAGCACATGCAAAAGCAATTCCAGTGtattatgtctttaaaaaacCAGGGCCACTCCTTTTACCTTTTCTTTGTCAGTTCTCTCTTAGGTAGAAGTACGATTTTGAAACCATTGCTAGAATCATATTAACTTGAAACTGTACTTACTGGCTTTGTGAATTCCCCCATCCCTTAACAAAGACTACTTCTTTAATTATTTGCTCATTAATGTCTTCAACCCCTGCTGCTTTGAGGTGCTGGCTCTCTCTGTATTCCTCAGAATTATCTTTGTCACATTGAACTGGAGATCAGTACTTCCCAATCCCCTTCCCCACTCCATAAGCAAGTTCTTAGAATCCAGAAATCTAGAAATATGGTGAAATATTGCTTAATCTTGCTTTGCATTATACTGATCCAGATAATACTGTGAATCTAAAACGTTTATCTAAACATAACTCTAtataataaaggaataatataaaaacaacatGTTTgaccaaaataataatatactAGTCTGCTGACCAAACaccaacaaaataaagaatttccaTTATGTTTGTTAAGATTACCAGTGGCTTTCgggagaatatttaaataaaacttatCTACCAgtcaaaacaaaagtttttaatgagCTACTTCATGAGTATAAAGGCTGCTTATTCATAATCATGAATCAGAATGACTGAAGGCTCATTCATGTCACGCAAATCTAAGGTGTTTCTCTGACGCCTTATTCTGGTGGCCTGAATGAATTTGTATGATGTGACATTACAGCTCAAAGGGAAAGAATGTCAACAGGAGGAAATTATCTTTTCCCTTATGACACAGTCTCAAGGTCCTTGTTTAAGGCGGTGCCTTGGGAAAAATGCCACTTCCTTCAGGCTATTCTCCTTAATGGCCCAGGGGTCACAGCTCCCCCAAATCTGTGTTTAATGAGAATGAAAAAACGTCAGTCAGCGTCCACCGGGGATTGTGGGTATGAGACTCTGCCAGACTTAGGCTTTAGACACTCCAGTTCCTGCTCATTTTGTGCTGGTGATGATACCAAGTAAGCTCTAATAAATACCTCATTTACAGGCCTGTTTGCCTAGACGTCTCTGATGGTAACTGGTATGAATATGGTGCAAAGATTGGTttgggtttaaaaaaattgttttgggtTTAATATATGTCTTTGAACAAATCATGGCACACTCTTCATATGAACAACTTTGAGAGTTTGCTGGTGACATCTGGGTAAAAAGAATTTACGATAGAGTTGTaggaaaaatacatgtatataagGAAATGAATGAGAGTGGTGTTTAGGGGAAGAGAAAAGTTGGCGTCATCTAGAGGCATTTAGAACCCGTAATCTTTAGAACTACAGTAAAGGAAACTTGGTATAAAGGTATAATAAATAcacctttatttatatttataaatattataataaatataattaatataatataaatattaatagcaatatttataaatattgctatatttaaaacaattaatgtTCACAATATATAACAAAGAGCAGGGTtagctttcctttaaaaaaattataccaacCTTAGTGTCTTTTCCAAAGACCTTGGAATGAAAACAAATCCAGTTTTCTGATACAAAGAGCTTCCCTTGGTACAGTATTTCTTTCTGTAGAGCACAGGTAAAACCTGAGAAAATATGTACAGGTATGACACCATTGAGAATTTCCACCATTGGAAACTGTGTATATACGTTGGTGACTCAGGGACGGGCAGCGATAATACACTCACATACTCAAAAGATCTATCCCCTCTTTTTCAGTCATCTTTAGTGGGATAAAGCTACAGAGACgagagtttgttttttaattcaaagtCTTACAAGctttagtataaaaataaaaatggaaaggcaaGTCTATCATTGCAAATGAAAGATCAAGAATGGTGTTGCAAACATCTCCTCTATTTAGGAAGGTGTGTCACCCTAGTGCTAATGTTAGCACCCCGCCCTCCTTCCCTGGGAATATCACTAACAACTCCTCTTCCCACTGCAGGAGGAGCAGACTTCCTGTCTGGAGAGCACGGTGGGAATCCAGCATCTGAGGGAGGCTAGCATGGAACCCTGGGCCCCTTGATGAACCACAGAGGAGCAGGGTAGGTGCTTAACTGGTGTGCGAGGCAAGATGTTTAGGTGTGATTATCATGCCCTGCACAGAACCGGCATCAACACTTGTCTGTGCACTTAAATCTAGGTTGCCTTTTAGCATCCTTCTAGCGGCCTCTCTTACTCCAGTCCTGTTATCCTAAAACTCATGACAGTCCAATCACAATGCATCTTGGCAGtgaatgtggaaggcaaggataGCATTCTGTGATCCTCTTGGATGATTCCATATCATGGAAAGATTCAGTTTCCCATTCTACTCTCATATCTTTCAAGGTGCTTGGTGAAAGCTGAATGAAGCTGGCATGATTGTTACACCATGACTTTCAGAAACCTATTCCCCTTGGTGATTCAGCCCCGAGACCGTGCCCTCTCTCTTCCGCCAAACCAAtttgcatcttttcaaatatgtaGCTAGGAGGTCAAACAGGTCACAACTTACTTTGCCTCAGTGGTTCCTCAGTTGGGACATCAAGAAACAGCTTGTGAAAGTGCATATTTGCCTTGTACTATAATGAGAACAAAACATAGGGATTACTGCTCTCGCTTTTTTGTGAAACATCAACAAATTTTAACTTCAATTTAAATTACATAACAAATTTTCCCTCCCCTAATATAGCAACCTTAGAGATTCCTCCTCCCTGATCTATAGTCTCCAAGACAACACTTCAGTGAAAAAAACAGTGGAAGGCAGGGCACAAAGGTTTCACTTTCCAAGAAGATTAGTGACCTGTTGGTTGGACATGCATCTACAATCATGATGCGGCTCGTGGTCAGCCTGCTGCCAAGGAGGCCGGACAAGGATGTGCTTAATAAGAAATGAGTAGATTCTAAGGAACCTCACCAGGGAAGGCAGCGGATCCCAGGACATTAAAGAAAAGTGAGCACTCTTAGCAGAGGGCAAGGGCTAAAGGCTTTGTAGTCAGATAAACCTAAGTCTACGTCTTGGCTGCACCTCTCCTTTGGTATATGATGGTGGCcgagtcacttaatttctctggcctcagtttcttcttctgtgccaGACGCAAAAACAGTAACTGTCTCAGAAGGATGCCATAAGGCTTAAATGGGATAGTACATCTAAGGGACCTACTATCTGGTATTGTCACTAACACTATCATTGTCGTGAAGGCATTTCCTTAGCtagtgttgggggtggggagatgacaAGGAGGATTTCACACAAAAGACCTAACTCTCCAGGGCGGCAGACCCCCCAAGAGTCTGAAATGCTCCATCACTTCACTTTCAACACATCTGTTTCCACGACTGTGACAACAACATTATATAGACAGCAATTTAcagtttgtcaaatgctttcacaAACACCATCCCCACAATAACCTGGGAACTGATGTCCCCATTCCATGAGTCAGGACACTGTGCCTCAGGGATACTGAGCGACTGAACTGGTACCACACAGCTACTAAGAGGAACAGCTGTGTCCTCCTTCCACAGGACCACTCTGCCTGATAGGATGTTTTGATGAAAAAGTCTTATGAACAGAACAGAGAGATCTACAAGGAGGCCCTCGATGCTTTCTTATCCAAAGTAGGAGTGGTCTCAATGGCAGAACTGGCCCTAGTATTGCCATAAAAAAGAACTTTATGCAGCTATGCAGACAACAGATTGTCCTGCAAGtcactattttatagataaataccacatataaagtaggttACCTCACGCAGCTTCCTGGGAGAACACTATACATGCAGAGAGTAACCTAGACTAAAGCTAGGTGATCTATACGGGCTTcactaacattttgtttttaatggctaCAATGAACACTGGGTGCACACTTGATTTCAAAATGTCCTAGGCCATAGAGTCTTCAAAAATAtgaatgtaggggccagcc
The nucleotide sequence above comes from Equus przewalskii isolate Varuska chromosome 13, EquPr2, whole genome shotgun sequence. Encoded proteins:
- the GRAMD2B gene encoding GRAM domain-containing protein 2B isoform X5, which produces MRELSRAKCQEIFTLLGKFRNEPLSLFLNLVIDKHTMMKKKTSSSSDIVFRFEIPGSPRKPNAEAPHSSADSPSSVFLSSEAENGVEEKKKVCRSPTAQSPAPCSEAESPDPKRLISLWSKSSFDGASLASDKNDCKTESKNDSKSERKKSSSSSQYKANMHFHKLFLDVPTEEPLRQSFTCALQKEILYQGKLFVSENWICFHSKVFGKDTKISIPAFSVTLIKKTKTALLVPNALIIATVTDRYIFVSLLSRDSTYKLLKSVCGHLENTSVGNSPSPSSLVNSFGADRPSSLPLDFNDEFSDLDGVVRHRQQDMEGYSSSGSQTPESENSRDFHVTESQMVLNVSKGEAKPARADAHVNRVPEGKAKSLPAHGQSETIGIVNKVKSQKYPTLHHILIFYAIVVCALIISTFYMRYRINTLEERLGSLTSVVDTHHTEQTAPSGLGSQVQLNVEVLCQELTANIMKLEKIQNNLQKLLENGD
- the GRAMD2B gene encoding GRAM domain-containing protein 2B isoform X6, which produces MTELQQDVDDTKPAKVLGKKESKVGSAHSEAENGVEEKKKVCRSPTAQSPAPCSEAESPDPKRLISLWSKSSFDGASLASDKNDCKTESKNDSKSERKKSSSSSQYKANMHFHKLFLDVPTEEPLRQSFTCALQKEILYQGKLFVSENWICFHSKVFGKDTKISIPAFSVTLIKKTKTALLVPNALIIATVTDRYIFVSLLSRDSTYKLLKSVCGHLENTSVGNSPSPSSLVNSFGADRPSSLPLDFNDEFSDLDGVVRHRQQDMEGYSSSGSQTPESENSRDFHVTESQMVLNVSKGEAKPARADAHVNRVPEGKAKSLPAHGQSETIGIVNKVKSQKYPTLHHILIFYAIVVCALIISTFYMRYRINTLEERLGSLTSVVDTHHTEQTAPSGLGSQVQLNVEVLCQELTANIMKLEKELLSYYFKIQNNLQKLLENGD
- the GRAMD2B gene encoding GRAM domain-containing protein 2B isoform X9; this encodes MTELQQDVDDTKPAKVLGKKESKVGSAQSKSSFDGASLASDKNDCKTESKNDSKSERKKSSSSSQYKANMHFHKLFLDVPTEEPLRQSFTCALQKEILYQGKLFVSENWICFHSKVFGKDTKISIPAFSVTLIKKTKTALLVPNALIIATVTDRYIFVSLLSRDSTYKLLKSVCGHLENTSVGNSPSPSSLVNSFGADRPSSLPLDFNDEFSDLDGVVRHRQQDMEGYSSSGSQTPESENSRDFHVTESQMVLNVSKGEAKPARADAHVNRVPEGKAKSLPAHGQSETIGIVNKVKSQKYPTLHHILIFYAIVVCALIISTFYMRYRINTLEERLGSLTSVVDTHHTEQTAPSGLGSQVQLNVEVLCQELTANIMKLEKIQNNLQKLLENGD
- the GRAMD2B gene encoding GRAM domain-containing protein 2B isoform X8, which codes for MTELQQDVDDTKPAKVLGKKESKVGSAQSKSSFDGASLASDKNDCKTESKNDSKSERKKSSSSSQYKANMHFHKLFLDVPTEEPLRQSFTCALQKEILYQGKLFVSENWICFHSKVFGKDTKISIPAFSVTLIKKTKTALLVPNALIIATVTDRYIFVSLLSRDSTYKLLKSVCGHLENTSVGNSPSPSSLVNSFGADRPSSLPLDFNDEFSDLDGVVRHRQQDMEGYSSSGSQTPESENSRDFHVTESQMVLNVSKGEAKPARADAHVNRVPEGKAKSLPAHGQSETIGIVNKVKSQKYPTLHHILIFYAIVVCALIISTFYMRYRINTLEERLGSLTSVVDTHHTEQTAPSGLGSQVQLNVEVLCQELTANIMKLEKELLSYYFKIQNNLQKLLENGD
- the GRAMD2B gene encoding GRAM domain-containing protein 2B isoform X7; this translates as MTELQQDVDDTKPAKVLGKKESKVGSAHSEAENGVEEKKKVCRSPTAQSPAPCSEAESPDPKRLISLWSKSSFDGASLASDKNDCKTESKNDSKSERKKSSSSSQYKANMHFHKLFLDVPTEEPLRQSFTCALQKEILYQGKLFVSENWICFHSKVFGKDTKISIPAFSVTLIKKTKTALLVPNALIIATVTDRYIFVSLLSRDSTYKLLKSVCGHLENTSVGNSPSPSSLVNSFGADRPSSLPLDFNDEFSDLDGVVRHRQQDMEGYSSSGSQTPESENSRDFHVTESQMVLNVSKGEAKPARADAHVNRVPEGKAKSLPAHGQSETIGIVNKVKSQKYPTLHHILIFYAIVVCALIISTFYMRYRINTLEERLGSLTSVVDTHHTEQTAPSGLGSQVQLNVEVLCQELTANIMKLEKIQNNLQKLLENGD